CGATTCAGGGGGTGTTCGACCGGGCCGACGCGAGCGCCAAGCCGAACGCCGGGCGCGTAACGATGCGGCGGCTCAACCGCACCGAGTACAACAACACCGTCCGCGACCTGATCGGCGTGACCTTCAAGCCGGCCGAAGACTTCCCGGCCGATGATGTGGGTTACGGGTTCGACAACATCGGCGACGTGCTGTCGGTGTCGCCACTTTTGCTGGAAAAGTACCTGGCGGCGGCGGAGGCCATTCTCGACGAAGCCATCGTCATCGCCGAACCGCCCAAATTCGCCAAACAGACCTTCGGCGTCATCCGTACCAACTCCACCACCGCGGGCGAGCTGGGCAAGGTGGTTTCGTTCGAGGCCGGCGAATACCGCGTGCGGTGTACCGTCGGTGGCGATCACGTCGGCCCCGACCCGGTGAAGGTGATGCTGCGGGTGATGGGCGAGGACGTGAAGGCGTTCGAGGTGAAGGCGCCCGCCGACAAGCCCGAGGTGATCGAGGCGAAGCTGAAAGTGAAGTTGGGCACCGGCCGCGTCGGGGTGGCGATCCTCAACCCCGACCCCGACAAGAAACGGGTGCTACACCTGAAAGCGGTCGAGGTGGAAGGGCCGTTCGACCCGCCGCCGGTGACGTACCCGGAGGTCCACAAGCGGCTGATGGCCCACAAACCCGACGCGCCGCCCAGGGAAGCGGCCCGCGAGATCGTCACCCGGTTCGCCACCCGCGCGTTCCGCCGGCCGGTGCGGGCCGAAGAGGTGGAGAAGTGCCTCGCCCTGTACGACGCGGCCGAGAAGAAGGGGCAGCGGTTCGAGGTGCGGGTGCGGGCGGCACTGTACCGCGTGCTGGTCTCTCCGCATTTTCTCTTCCGCGTCGAACTCGACCCACCGAACGTCGCCCCCGGCACCACCTACCAGATCATCGAGTACGAACTGGCCAGCCGGCTCTCGTACTTCCTCTGGAACAGCATGCCGGACGACGAGCTGTTCGCGCTGGCCGGTCAGGGGAAGTTGCGCCAGAACCTGGAAGCCCAGGTGCGGCGGATGGTGAGGGATCCGAAGTCGCAGTCGTTCCTGCACGGCTTCGCCGAACAGTGGTTGACCCTGCGGAAGCTCGACCTGGCGTCGCCCGACCCGAAATTGTTTCCCAGTTTCACCCCGGCACTCCGCGAGGCGATGCTCCGCGAGAGCCTGCTGTTCTTCGAGGCCGTCGTGCGGGACGACCGGAGCATCCCGGACCTGCTCGACGCCGACTTCACGTTCGTGAACGAGGAGTTGGCTCGGCACTACGGCATCGAGGGAGTGAAGGGGGCGGAGTTCGTGCGGGTGAAGGCCCCGGCCCACCGCGGCGGGATGCTCACCCACGCCGGCATCCTCACTCTGGCGTCGAACGCGACCCGCACGTCGCCGGTGAAGCGGGGCAAGTTCGTACTCGATCAACTGCTGAACACCCCCCCGCCGCCCCCGCCGCCCGAACTGAACATCCCCGAGCTGGAAGAGCAAAAACAACTGAAGGGGACGCTGCGGCAGCAAATGGAGCAGCACCGGGCGAACGCCGTGTGCGCCTCGTGCCACCAGCGGATGGACCCGATCGGGTTCGCGTTCGAGAACTTCGACGCTGTGGGGGCGTGGCGGGAGAAAGACGGTAAGGCCGCGATCGACGCTTCCGGCGTGCTACCCGACGGGCGAAAGTTCGACGGCCCCAACGGGTTGCGGAAACTGATGCGGGCGGACAAGACCGCGTTCGTGAAGTGCGTGACCGAGAAGTTGTTCACCTACGCCCTCGGCCGCGGGCTGGAAGACTACGACCGCCGGGCGGTAAGCGCGATCGTGGCGGCGACCGGCAAGGCCGACGACAAGTTCTCCGCCCTGCTCACCGAGATCATCAAGAGCGACCCGTTCCAGAAGCGAACCTCTCCGGAGAAGTGAGATGACAACCCGGCTCCTCTCCCGTCGGACGGTGTTACGCGGCACGGGCACGGTGGTGGCCCTGCCGCTGTTGGAGTCACTACTGCCCCGTGGTATGGGGGCGGAAAAGGCCGCCACAGCCCCGCGGCGGATGGCGTTCATTTACTCGCCGAACGGGGCGGTCATGCCCCACTGGACGCCGAAGAAGGAGGGGAGCGATTTCGAGTTGCCGACCTGCCTGGAACCGATGGCCGACCACCGCAAGGACATGCTCGTGTTCAGCGGGCTGACGTGCGACAAGGCGCGGGCCAACGGCGACGGGGCCGGCGACCACGCCCGGGCGAGCGGGGCGTTCCTCACCGGCGCGCAGGCGAAGAAGACCGCCGGGGCCAACTTCAAGGCCGGCCTGTCGGCCGACCAGCACGCGGCCCAAAAGCTCGGCGACCGCACCCGGTTGCCGTCGCTGGAACTGGCCGTCGAGAAGTACCGCGGGGCGGGCAACTGCGACAGCGGGTACTCGTGCGTGTACGAGCACACGATGTCGTGGCGTGACGCCACCACACCGGTGCCGCCGGAGGTGAACCCGCGGGCGGTGTTCGACCGCCTGTTCGCCGACAAGCCGAACGACCCGGAGACGGTCGCCCGGAACGAGCTGCGGGCGAGTGTGCTCGACGCCGTTCTCGACGACGCGAGGGATCTCGACCGCCGCCTCGGTGGGAGCGACAAGAAGAAGCTCGACCAGTACCTGTCGAGCGTGCGGGAACTGGAGAAGCGGGTGGCCCGCGCCGAACCGCTCTCCCCGACCGTCCTGCCGGACGACGTGTCCCGGCCGGCCGGTGTGCCCGCCGACCTGACCGACCACATCCGCTTGTTGTACGACCTGATGGTGCTCGCATTCCAAACCGACACCACCCGCGTCTGCACGTTTATGCTCGGCCGCGAGGGGAGCGAGCAGAAGTACCGGATGATCGGGGTGAACGAGGGGCACCACACCATCTCGCACCACATGAACAAGAAGGACAACCTGGACAAGCTCAAGCTCATCAACGGTTACCTGGTCACGCAGTTCGCCTACTTCACGAGCAAGTTGAAGGAGGTCAAGGAGGGCAACGGCACCCTGCTCGACAACTGTATGATCGCCTACGGCAGCGCCATCGCCGACCCGAACCAGCACGCCCACCACGACCTGCCGCTGCTGCTGGTCGGTCGCGGCGGCGGCACGATCAGGACCGGTCGCCACGTCCGCTACAAGAGCGACACCCCACTGAACAACCTGTGGCTGGCGATGCTCGACCGCTTCGGCGCGCCGGCCAAACAGCTCGGCGACAGTACCGGCGTGTTGGACGGGTTGGCGTGACGGGCGGAGACACGACGGTACGCGGGTGGCGCGGACCAAAGCACGCAGATCAACGCAGGAACAGAACCGTGACCTCCGACCATCGCCGCGTTCACCCGCGGTTCTTTCTCGCGTCACCCGCGTGCCGTTTTCTGCTAATAGTTGGCCTCTTCTTCGCCCGGACTGCGCTCCTGCCGGCCCAGGATCAACCAGCGCCCACCGCCACACTGGAACTGCTCCTTCCCGCCGGGGCGACGGCCACCGCGGACGGCAAGGCGGTCGAGAGCCCCCGCGATTTCACTGTTGCTGACCTCATGCCGGGCGAAATCCGCCGCGTCAAAGTGGCCGTGAAGTTCGCCGACGGCACATCCGACGAGCGACAGATCGACGTCTCTGCCGGCCAGCGGCTCCGGATTGCCGTCCCTCAACCGGGGCCGGAAAGGGCCGCCGTCATCGGGTCACACCCGCTCGTGCCGATCAACTCGGCCGCGGTGTCGTCGGACGGGAAGTACATTGCCCTCGGTCTGGACGCCCGCACCGTCGTGCTGTGGGGCACCGCCGCCGGGCGCCCCGTGCGGACTCTCGCCGGCCACCAGAAGCCGGTCCTGTCGGTCGCGTTCTCCCCCGACGGCACCAAACTGCTCTCCGGCTCGGCCGACACGACCGTCGTGCTGTGGGACGTCGAGACCGGCAAACCGTTGCGGACCTACAAGGGCCACGCCGGGGCCGTTGTGTCGGTCGCGTTCTCCCCCGACGGCAAGCGGTTCATTAGTGGATCGCCCGAGGGGTTAGCGATCCACTGGGAGGCGGACACCGGTGAACAGGTCCACAAGCTCAAGTGGCGGGACATCCTGAGCGTGGCGTACAGCCCGAACGGGAACACGCTGGCCACGGCGTCGGTGGATTTCACCGCGACGCTGTGGGACGCCAAGACCGGCAAACAAAACGTTGTGTTGCGGGGCCACCGGGAGGACGTGAACTGCGTCACCTTCAGTCCGGACAGCAAGCGGGTGGCCACCGGGTCGTCCGATGACACCGGCGCGGTGTGGAACGCGGACACTGGCACCCGGGTCACCCGCGCCGGGCGACACACCGTCAACGTTCACTCGGTCGCGTTCACCCCGGACGGCCGGCGGGTCGTGACCGGCGAGCGGGAAGAACTCGTCATGATGTCGGACGCGGCCACGGGGGCACTCGTCCGCACGTTCGTCGGCCACGGCGCGGAAATTCTGTCGATCGTGCCCGCCCGCGACGGGAAGACCATGCTGACCGGTTCCCGCGACGGCACGGCACGGATTTGGGATCTGACCACCGGCCGCGAACTGCTCGCGCTCACCACCGACGGCACCGGGAAGGGGTGGGCGGTGGTCAGTCCCGACGGCCTGTTCGACGGGTCCGAGGGCGGGCGCAAGGCGCTCGGCTACCGCTTCCCAAGGGGCGGATTCGGCGAGGTCGATCGGTTCTTCGCCGACGGCTTTCGCCCCGGCTTGTTGGCCGAAGTGTGGCGGGGCGAACGGCCGTTCCCGGCCAAGCCGCTCGGCCGGAACAAGCCCCCGCTCGTGAAACTCGCCGCACAGAAAGGGCGGGCTTCGACCGACCCGACGGCGACTCTCACGGCCGACATCACCGACCAGGGGAGCGGCACCGGTGCCGTCACAATCGAGAACAATGGCGTCCCCCTCAGCGTCCCGACGAAGGCGGAACCCGGATCGAAAGCGAACGTCACCCGCGTCACCTTCACCGTGCCGCTCGCACCCGGGGTGAACCGGATCAGCGTGCGGGCGGCCGACCGCGACAATTCGCGGGAGTCACCCGCGGCGGAGGTCGAGGTGACCCGACCGGGCGTTCCGGGGCAGCGGGGCCGGATGTATGTCGTCGCGGTCGGTGTCGGTGACGGCGCGAAGGGCGCCAAAGCGATCGCCGAACTTCTGCGGGACCGCGGCGGAAAGCTGTTCGACCGCGTGGACGTGGTTCCGGTGCTGGACAAAGAGGCCACCCGGACAACCATTGAGGACACCATCAAGGACGTGGCCGAACTGTCCCGGCCGCAAGACACGCTCGTGGTGCTGCTGTGCGGGCGTGGGGTCGTCGGCGAAAAGGCGCATTTCGCCCCGCATGACCTCCGCGCCGAAGAGGGGCTCTCGAAAAGCGGTGTGCCCACCGACGACGTCGCGGCGGCACTGGGCGCCGCTCGCGCGCTGAACCGGGTGCTGGTGGTCGATGCCACCGCGTTTGGCGGGGATCAGAAGGGGCGGTCGGAGTTCGGACTGCGCGGAGCGGTCGAACGGTGGGGGAGGTCGCACGGCATTCACTCGCTCGTCGCGGTCGGCTCGGCGGCTCCGGTACTCGCCCAGGCGCTATCGAACGCGGCGGGCGGTGACGCAGCCGATGTGACGGACTGGCTCCGCTCCGCCGCCGACCGAGTGGAACGCTCGGGGGGGAAAGCGACCGGTGTCCGCCCGGACGTGTACGCCGGCACGAAAACGAAGGGCTTCCCTCTCCTCGTCCCTGGCAAATAATTTCCCGGCTCGCGTTTCAGCACCCCCTTTGCTGAGGTCAAGAGGGGGCACTTCGGCATTTCGTTTCTCCTGACTCTCTGGTTCATCCTGTCGACCGCGCCCGCCCCGCGGGTAACGAGCCCGTGTCGTGCGTGGTCAGGTTGTCCGTTACCAACACTACCCGCAACGACTTCGGTGCCCAAGTTCGTCGCGGCGTTTGCGGTACAGTGATACCGAATCGTTTTGAAAGGTTACCGTTCGAGCCCGACGGCCCCGCGAAAGCCGACGCGCGGTTGCACCTCGTCGGGATGTTCGGTCCGGTAGTTCCAACGGTCGCGCACAACGTTGCGGAGCCGGTCGATACGACCCCGCGACCGTTTGGCGACCGCCTCGCGGCCGAACGGCCACAGGGGTTCGGCCGGTTGTAGCTCTGGGGTACACGGGGGCCGGAAGTGGAGCACCACGTTGGGCGGCACCACCAGTGCCTTGGCCTTGTGCCACCCGGCGTTATCGACCAGTACCACCCGCATCTTCTCGCCCTCGAGCGGGCGCGTCTTCCGGGGCGCCAGCCGTTGCGTGCGTTGATCGTCGGTGAGCTTGGATTCCGAGCCGTTGTTCTTGCGCCCGTCGGCCAACCCGTCGGGGCCGTGCTCGTTCCACCGCTCGAGGACATCACGGGTGGTGATGACCGACAACCCCACGAGGTCGCCCACTTGGGCCGGGGTGCGGACCGGGTCCGTGCGAAGTAACAGCCAGATCGCGTGCCACCGCACCTTCTCGATCGGGGGCCCGCTCGGCTTCTGCACGCGCGGCACTCAGGTGCCGTACCACGGGCAAACGCTTCGTGGCCCTACCCCCTCCCGGATTAACCACTATGGTAGGGATTCGCACTGATACGGTATTAGTAGGTGAGTGAACAGATATCGTCTTCGCGCGACAGGGCCAACGACATGGCTCTCCCCGATGGTTCTGATGATGGCGTTCTTTCGGTTTCCACCCTGTCCCAACACGAAAACCCGCAATCATCGCGCTCCAAAACAGCGGCGCACGAGTTCGTATCTCGCTCGGGGCGCGAGGCGAACCCGGTGTTAACCCGCGTGTCGGTCTCTGCGCGAGTCTCCGAGACTTTTCCGGAGAGAAATCTCGGGTTCGAGCGAGACATCTCGGGGTCCAAGCCGAACCCCGAGATGTCTCGCTCCGCCCCAGGGTTGGCGCACTATGAACCCGTGACGGCAGCCGCATTTACGTCTATATCGGGGTTGTTATGGAGGAACCCCGATGAGTATTCCGCTGCTGGCGGTGTTTGCGGATGTGCCAGACCCGCGCCGCGAAACGAAGAACAAGTTGCATGAGCTGGTGGATATCCTCACGTTGGCCACGTGTGCGGTGATCGCCGGGGCCGACGGGTGGGACCAGGTGGCCGCGTTCGGTCGGGCCAAGCAAACGTTGTTCGCCCCGTACCTGCGGTTGCCCCACGGGGTTCCGAGCCCGGACACGTTCGAGCGCGTGTTCGCCAAGCTGGACCCGGACGCGTTCGCGGACCGGTTCGGGCGCTGGATGGCAGCCGCATGCGAGAGTACCGGCCTGGTGCACGTGGCGATCGATGGTAAGAGCGCCCGGCGGTCCACCAAGAACACGTTCACCGGGTGCTTGCATCTGGTCGAGGCGTGGGCCGTGGAGAACCGGTTGATCCTGGGCCAGCGGTCCGTGCCCGAGGGCGGACACGAGATCACCACGGCCCCAGATCTGTTGGGCGCCCTGGATCTGACGGGCGCGGTGGTGACCGTCGACGCGGCCTTTTGCCAGAAGGAGTTGGTGTCCCAGATCCGCACCCAGGGCGGGCATTACGTGGTGTGCGTGAAGGGGAACCAGAAGGGGTTGCGCGGCGCGGTGGCGGAGGTGTTCGCGCGGGCCGGGGAGGACGCGTTCGCCGGGTGTGACATGGGGTCCGCGGTCGAGGACGGGCGCGAGGAAGAGCGGTACGTGACGGTGGTTGAAGATCCGGAAGGGCTACCGAGCGGGTGGGCCGATGTTGGGGCCGTGGCCCTGGTGTGCCGGGAGCGGGTGGTGAACGGGAAGCCGAATGAGAGCACCGCCCATTACTACCTCACCAGCTTGCGGATCGGGGCGGTCGAGCTGGCGGGGTACATCCGCAACCATTGGGGCATTGAGAACGGGCTCCATTGGTGTCTGGACATCGCGTTCCGGGAAGACGACAGCCGGGCTCGGGCCGGACACGCCGGGGCCAACCTGGGCATGATTCGCCGGGTTGCCCTGTCCCTGCTCCAGCGGGCGGACACCAAGGGCAGCATTCGTACTCGACGCATGAAGGCCGCCTGGGACGATCAATACCTGCTCAAAGTGCTTAAGATTCTGACGACTAAATGAAGTGCGCCGGCCCTGCGCTCGAACCCGATACTTTTGCCGCGATTGGAATGTGGGCCAAAGTGCCTGAAAACGTGTAGAAAACGACGGCAGCCGGGAGCACTCACTCCCGGCTGTGCGCGTTAACCCCTGTGTGCGATTCTTCCGCACCTGCTGACTCAACTCCCCGAGCACAACACTCCTCGAACTTCCAACACTCTCCGCGCGCGCGACTTTTCTGCCTCGCGCATCAATAAAACACTGAAAATGATAAATTATTATGAGAAATAATCGCGGACGAACGCTGTTCAGTGATCGCGAGTTCGGATCTCGTTCGGTATCCGAGCCGAACACTCCTCGAAACTCGCGCGCTCTATTCGCTGTTAACCGGTAGGTTCGATTGTCACGTCAGAAAAACTGACACTAGTTCTGGTTAACACGCGCGAGGGGCTACACTGATGATTACACGGCATTGTGGGAACAGTGTCGTGGCCGATACTTATAATTAAAAATATTTTGTATATAAAGTTATTAGTCGGTATATTCATGCCAATCGAGTCCGCAGTTGTGCAGTGCGTCTTTCAACCGGACGAGATCCCAGACCTGGACCGCGCCGCGGACGGTGACCGCGGCCACGTACCGCCCATCCGGACTGAATTCGTATGCGGCCAGGTTGTGCGAGTCGGGCACCGGCAGTAAGGCCCGCGCTTCACCCGTCTGTAGGCCGGCCAGGCACAGCGCGACCCGGTCGTGGGCGTATGCAACCGTTCTGTGGTCCGGGTGAAATGCCATCCGCAGCCCGCGTGTGAATCCCGCTAGCGGATTCGACCGCTCTCGTAGGGGCTCGAACGTGTTCGCCGCATGCACCTTGTAGGTACCGTCCGCGCTCAGCACCAAGAGGTTGCCGTTGAGGTCGAACGTTACCCCGGCCGTTTCACCCGTCGGGAGTTCCTGTTCCAATACTCCGTCGGCCGTGCGCCACACGCGCACGTGGGCGCCGCGCCACGGCCCGCAGGCCACCCAGCGCCCGTCCGGGCTCACGGCGACGAAGGATACTCGTGGGTGGCCTCCCAAATAGAGCGCCGTGCCGGTCGCTCGTGGTAGGACAACGCGCCGGAACCGGTCTACCACCGCGACCACATCGCCCGATCGGTCGGCGCCGTACTGGAACGGTGCGGCGATGTCTGCCGGCCACGTTTCGCTCTTACCCAAGTGCCACCCGACTTCGTCGCGCCGCAGGGCGAAACGGTGAGTCCGGGCCATCGGCCCACCAGTGAGTAACCACCGCCCCTGCGGGTCGAACCGCACGTCCGTCAGTGTCCCGAGTGGCTCGTGTGCAGTCACCCGCCCGGTTCTCACGTCCCACAACGTCAGCCCCCCGGCACCGGCCGCGCTCAGTGTCGTCCCATCCGGGCTGAACGACAGTGCGGCGTGAACCTGCTGGGTCAGCCCGTGCGGTGCGTACAGCACCCGACAGATGTCCCCGCCGACCAACTCCCATACACCCAACCGGGCGGTCGAATACCCGCGGTACCCGACCCGGCGCCCGTCCCGCGACACTTGCAGGAAACTCGCCCCGCGTACCCGTAGCAGTTCGCGCCCGTCGACCGGGTCCCACAGTCGAGTGGTCCCGTCCCATCCGCGGCTCAGGAGTACGGTTCCGTCCGGGGTAAACGCGATCTCGCGGGCCTCGAACTGGTGCCCCCGGAGCACCGCGCGGGGCGCTTCGGTACGCGGGTCGAAGGTGTACACGTTCCCGTCCTGGCCGGACGCGGCTAGTAGCCCGCCGTCGGGACGCCACGCCACCGCGTACACGCCGGTCGGTAGATCGGGCCAGTCGGACGTGCCCGCGCGCGCCGCCCACGGGACGATCCGCACGCGGCGCTCACCGGCCACCGCTAATCGGTCGCCGCCCGGCGCGAACGCGAGCCAACAGGGGGCGAACCCGATCGGGATCTCCCGCACCTTCGTCCCGCTCGACAGGTCGTAACATTCCACGCGCCCGCGCCCGCCGACCACCGCCGACCGGCCGTCCGGGTGGAAGTCGAACGACAACATCGGCTGCGGGGTGTTCGGGAGGTCAAGCACCACGCGCCCGCCCCGCCAGTCCCAGACCCGCAACGGGCGCCGCTCCGATGGGCTGGTGAACCGGGCCGCGAGGTACCGACCGTCCGGGCTGAACCGGAGGTAGTCGGCCGGGAACCCGGGGCCGTCGAACCGGTCCGCAACGCGACCGTCGGCGGCGCGGACGGTGATCGCTCCGGTTGCATCCGTGTGGGCAGAGTGAGCGAGATCCGGATCGAACGCTGCTCCCGTACTGTAAGTGAGCCCGGCGCTTTCGAGGGCCTCGTCCCACTCCCGCTCGGTGCGCAGGTCGTGTAGGGCCAGGCACGCGCACGCCTCGTCGCGCAGCAGCGCTCCGGGACGGATAGCCGCGGCCTCGGCGATCGCGTCCAGCCCCCGGAGCCGTTGACCGGGCAGTCGACTCACCCGCACTGCCCGCGCCTCGGCTATCCGCGCCTCCCACAGTCGCTCCGTCATCTCCTGCTTGGCTTGGGTTACTTCTGTTACCTGGGCCTTCAGCGCACCGGCGGCCCACCACCCGCCGATAGCGGCCGATACGATCAGGAGAACCACCAGCGCCGACAGTGCCGCCACCGAGGGGCGCCGGCGCGCCCACCGCCACGCGAGTTCGGCCGCGGACGCCCGGCGGGCGCGGACCGGGCGGCCGTCGAGGAAGCGACCGAGGTCGTCGGCCAGGTCCGTTGCGGTCGAATACCGGTCCACCGGGCGGCGGGCCATCGCCTTGCGAACGATGGTGTCGAGGTCGCGCGGGACCGCCGGGTTGAGCCGCCGCAACGGTTCCGGTTCGCCCCGACCGATTCGCCCGATCAGTCGGAGCCGGTCGGGGTCGTCGAACGCTGGGCGCAGGGCGAGCAG
This region of Gemmata massiliana genomic DNA includes:
- a CDS encoding DUF1552 domain-containing protein, encoding MTTRLLSRRTVLRGTGTVVALPLLESLLPRGMGAEKAATAPRRMAFIYSPNGAVMPHWTPKKEGSDFELPTCLEPMADHRKDMLVFSGLTCDKARANGDGAGDHARASGAFLTGAQAKKTAGANFKAGLSADQHAAQKLGDRTRLPSLELAVEKYRGAGNCDSGYSCVYEHTMSWRDATTPVPPEVNPRAVFDRLFADKPNDPETVARNELRASVLDAVLDDARDLDRRLGGSDKKKLDQYLSSVRELEKRVARAEPLSPTVLPDDVSRPAGVPADLTDHIRLLYDLMVLAFQTDTTRVCTFMLGREGSEQKYRMIGVNEGHHTISHHMNKKDNLDKLKLINGYLVTQFAYFTSKLKEVKEGNGTLLDNCMIAYGSAIADPNQHAHHDLPLLLVGRGGGTIRTGRHVRYKSDTPLNNLWLAMLDRFGAPAKQLGDSTGVLDGLA
- a CDS encoding serine/threonine-protein kinase — protein: MTQHEHDRDPLDELAEEFVARFRRGERPSVSEFAARRPELSDRIRRLFPALVLMERVAPEPNDPAPDRLGEYRLVRELGRGGMGVVLEAVQESLGRRVALKVLPADRCRGVWLERFRREAQAAAQLHHTNIVPVFGIGQHGDTHFYVMQYIDGHGLDRVLFEVQRLREATIAPALAGPSALAHGLLTGRFDAGVPVSSESPVDLAASAALLLQAGEGYCRSVARLGRQAADALHYAHAQGVVHRDVKPSNLLLDARGSVWVADFGLAKSSAAPAAGLTETGDLVGTLRYMAPERFRGECDARGDVYAVGATLYELLALRPAFDDPDRLRLIGRIGRGEPEPLRRLNPAVPRDLDTIVRKAMARRPVDRYSTATDLADDLGRFLDGRPVRARRASAAELAWRWARRRPSVAALSALVVLLIVSAAIGGWWAAGALKAQVTEVTQAKQEMTERLWEARIAEARAVRVSRLPGQRLRGLDAIAEAAAIRPGALLRDEACACLALHDLRTEREWDEALESAGLTYSTGAAFDPDLAHSAHTDATGAITVRAADGRVADRFDGPGFPADYLRFSPDGRYLAARFTSPSERRPLRVWDWRGGRVVLDLPNTPQPMLSFDFHPDGRSAVVGGRGRVECYDLSSGTKVREIPIGFAPCWLAFAPGGDRLAVAGERRVRIVPWAARAGTSDWPDLPTGVYAVAWRPDGGLLAASGQDGNVYTFDPRTEAPRAVLRGHQFEAREIAFTPDGTVLLSRGWDGTTRLWDPVDGRELLRVRGASFLQVSRDGRRVGYRGYSTARLGVWELVGGDICRVLYAPHGLTQQVHAALSFSPDGTTLSAAGAGGLTLWDVRTGRVTAHEPLGTLTDVRFDPQGRWLLTGGPMARTHRFALRRDEVGWHLGKSETWPADIAAPFQYGADRSGDVVAVVDRFRRVVLPRATGTALYLGGHPRVSFVAVSPDGRWVACGPWRGAHVRVWRTADGVLEQELPTGETAGVTFDLNGNLLVLSADGTYKVHAANTFEPLRERSNPLAGFTRGLRMAFHPDHRTVAYAHDRVALCLAGLQTGEARALLPVPDSHNLAAYEFSPDGRYVAAVTVRGAVQVWDLVRLKDALHNCGLDWHEYTD
- a CDS encoding ISAs1 family transposase; this encodes MSIPLLAVFADVPDPRRETKNKLHELVDILTLATCAVIAGADGWDQVAAFGRAKQTLFAPYLRLPHGVPSPDTFERVFAKLDPDAFADRFGRWMAAACESTGLVHVAIDGKSARRSTKNTFTGCLHLVEAWAVENRLILGQRSVPEGGHEITTAPDLLGALDLTGAVVTVDAAFCQKELVSQIRTQGGHYVVCVKGNQKGLRGAVAEVFARAGEDAFAGCDMGSAVEDGREEERYVTVVEDPEGLPSGWADVGAVALVCRERVVNGKPNESTAHYYLTSLRIGAVELAGYIRNHWGIENGLHWCLDIAFREDDSRARAGHAGANLGMIRRVALSLLQRADTKGSIRTRRMKAAWDDQYLLKVLKILTTK
- a CDS encoding WD40 repeat domain-containing protein — its product is MTSDHRRVHPRFFLASPACRFLLIVGLFFARTALLPAQDQPAPTATLELLLPAGATATADGKAVESPRDFTVADLMPGEIRRVKVAVKFADGTSDERQIDVSAGQRLRIAVPQPGPERAAVIGSHPLVPINSAAVSSDGKYIALGLDARTVVLWGTAAGRPVRTLAGHQKPVLSVAFSPDGTKLLSGSADTTVVLWDVETGKPLRTYKGHAGAVVSVAFSPDGKRFISGSPEGLAIHWEADTGEQVHKLKWRDILSVAYSPNGNTLATASVDFTATLWDAKTGKQNVVLRGHREDVNCVTFSPDSKRVATGSSDDTGAVWNADTGTRVTRAGRHTVNVHSVAFTPDGRRVVTGEREELVMMSDAATGALVRTFVGHGAEILSIVPARDGKTMLTGSRDGTARIWDLTTGRELLALTTDGTGKGWAVVSPDGLFDGSEGGRKALGYRFPRGGFGEVDRFFADGFRPGLLAEVWRGERPFPAKPLGRNKPPLVKLAAQKGRASTDPTATLTADITDQGSGTGAVTIENNGVPLSVPTKAEPGSKANVTRVTFTVPLAPGVNRISVRAADRDNSRESPAAEVEVTRPGVPGQRGRMYVVAVGVGDGAKGAKAIAELLRDRGGKLFDRVDVVPVLDKEATRTTIEDTIKDVAELSRPQDTLVVLLCGRGVVGEKAHFAPHDLRAEEGLSKSGVPTDDVAAALGAARALNRVLVVDATAFGGDQKGRSEFGLRGAVERWGRSHGIHSLVAVGSAAPVLAQALSNAAGGDAADVTDWLRSAADRVERSGGKATGVRPDVYAGTKTKGFPLLVPGK
- a CDS encoding DUF1592 domain-containing protein, with protein sequence MKPVQALALVLIPCACLVSRGDPPTPASAPAKGSDAKPAAYQKDVLPFLKAHCLDCHGAGKGKPKADLSFAKYTDDASLVADRKVWDNVQHMIKSREMPPKERPQPKAEEIDAVSAAIQGVFDRADASAKPNAGRVTMRRLNRTEYNNTVRDLIGVTFKPAEDFPADDVGYGFDNIGDVLSVSPLLLEKYLAAAEAILDEAIVIAEPPKFAKQTFGVIRTNSTTAGELGKVVSFEAGEYRVRCTVGGDHVGPDPVKVMLRVMGEDVKAFEVKAPADKPEVIEAKLKVKLGTGRVGVAILNPDPDKKRVLHLKAVEVEGPFDPPPVTYPEVHKRLMAHKPDAPPREAAREIVTRFATRAFRRPVRAEEVEKCLALYDAAEKKGQRFEVRVRAALYRVLVSPHFLFRVELDPPNVAPGTTYQIIEYELASRLSYFLWNSMPDDELFALAGQGKLRQNLEAQVRRMVRDPKSQSFLHGFAEQWLTLRKLDLASPDPKLFPSFTPALREAMLRESLLFFEAVVRDDRSIPDLLDADFTFVNEELARHYGIEGVKGAEFVRVKAPAHRGGMLTHAGILTLASNATRTSPVKRGKFVLDQLLNTPPPPPPPELNIPELEEQKQLKGTLRQQMEQHRANAVCASCHQRMDPIGFAFENFDAVGAWREKDGKAAIDASGVLPDGRKFDGPNGLRKLMRADKTAFVKCVTEKLFTYALGRGLEDYDRRAVSAIVAATGKADDKFSALLTEIIKSDPFQKRTSPEK
- a CDS encoding helix-turn-helix domain-containing protein, with the translated sequence MQKPSGPPIEKVRWHAIWLLLRTDPVRTPAQVGDLVGLSVITTRDVLERWNEHGPDGLADGRKNNGSESKLTDDQRTQRLAPRKTRPLEGEKMRVVLVDNAGWHKAKALVVPPNVVLHFRPPCTPELQPAEPLWPFGREAVAKRSRGRIDRLRNVVRDRWNYRTEHPDEVQPRVGFRGAVGLER